One genomic region from Drosophila subpulchrella strain 33 F10 #4 breed RU33 chromosome 2R, RU_Dsub_v1.1 Primary Assembly, whole genome shotgun sequence encodes:
- the LOC119549222 gene encoding angiopoietin-related protein 7-like: protein MKSYFTFFLSFWLLNELSATGAPFTDVYSAQSLENQCNGYCFSILKPVLHRNGQLEESAKNIEELQSLKNQIESKKELLVVQTRETNYQREVIKTLTGNIQGLQGEMENRDSQISGQIEQLKKNNDEKVKTLTETLKDLESRLEIMGSKIDNQTELIKAKNAEVVNLTDYIQDMRSAINNKLCTESISKKTDDLLKCNRQDFCPREGPSDIYKIHPSTFEAPCSSDGWLTIQKRFDGSENFDRPWKDYKEGIGNIRGEFFIGLEKLHVMTRERPHELYIKLGKVNGSTGYAHYDDFKIGSELESYVLSIGTYNGTVGDSLDYHRNQKFTTFDRDNDEDKEFNCAENEWGGWWYKNCAYSKLNGMFYREGQTRDNKTDGIFWGTWHDKDWTYSLTFVEMMIRPKTL from the exons ATGAAGTCGTACTTTACGTTTTTTCTGTCGTTTTGGCTTTTAAATGAGCTTTCTGCCACGGGAGCCCCATTTACGGATGTATATTCGGCTCAGTCATTGGAAAATCAGTGCAACGGATATTGTTTTTCTATTCTGAAGCCCGTTCTCCACCGAAATGGGCAACTTGAGGAATCAGCAAAAAATATCGAAGAACTTCAGAGTTTAAAAAACCAAATAGAGAGCAAGAAAGAACTACTAGTTGTGCAAACTCGAGAAACCAATTATCAACGTGAAGTGATCAAGACATTGACAGGAAATATCCAAGGTCTGCAGGGTGAAATGGAAAACAGAGACTCTCAGATTAGTGGTCAAATTGAACAACTAAAAAAGAATAATGACGAAAAAGTTAAGACTCTGACCGAAACTCTAAAAGATTTGGAAAGTAGGCTAGAAATCATGGGTTCCAAAATCGATAATCAAACTGAATTGATAAAAGCTAAAAATGCAGAGGTAGTGAATTTGACAGACTATATTCAAGACATGCGAAGTGCAATTAACAACAAATTGTGTACGGAATCCATTAGCAAAAAAACCGATGATCTATTGAAGTGCAATCGACAGGACTTCTGCCCCCGCGAAGGACCTAGTGATATTTACAAAATCCACCCAAGTACATTCGAAGCTCCCTGCAGTTCAGATGGTTGGCTAACTATTCAAAAACGTTTTGACGGCTCCGAGAACTTCGATCGACCCTGGAAGGACTATAAGGAAGGGATCGGCAACATAAGAGGAGAGTTTTTTATCGGGCTTGAAAAACTGCATGTTATGACTCGGGAACGTCCTCACGAACTTTACATTAAACTTGGCAAGGTGAACGGATCCACAGGCTACGCTCACTATGATGATTTTAAGATTGGAAGTGAACTGGAATCGTATGTGTTGTCGATAGGGACATATAATGGTACAGTCGGAGACTCTCTAGATTACCATAGGAACCAAAAGTTTACTACATTTGACAGAGATAATGATGAAGATAAAGAATTCAATTGCGCTGAAAACGAATGGGGTGGTTGGTGGTATAAAAATTGTGCTTACAG CAAGCTAAATGGAATGTTTTATAGGGAGGGTCAGACCAGAGACAACAAAACTGATGGAATTTTTTGGGGTACCTGGCATGACAAGGATTGGACCTACTCGCTTACCTTTGTGGAAATGATGATTAGGCCCAAAACGTTGTGA
- the LOC119550143 gene encoding glutathione S-transferase 1, translating into MSAKPILYYAPRSPPCRAVLLTAAALGLELDLRAVNVKAGEHKSDEFLKLNAQHTIPVLDDNGTVVSDSHIIISYLADKYAPEGNDSLYPRDPEKRRLVDARLYYDCGHLFPRIRFIVEPVIYFGVGEVPADRVAYLQKAYDGLEHCLAGGDYLAGDQLTIADLSCIASVSTAEAFAPIEADQFPRLVQWVKRLQALPYYQKNNQEGLDLLVGLVKGLINERQQK; encoded by the exons ATGTCGGCCAAACCCATTCTGTACTACGCCCCCCGCAGTCCACCCTGTCGTGCTGTTCTGCTGACGGCCGCTGCCTTGGGTCTGGAGTTGGACTTACG TGCTGTCAACGTTAAGGCCGGAGAGCACAAGTCCGATGAGTTCCTCAAGCTGAATGCCCAGCATACGATCCCCGTGCTCGATGATAATGGCACTGTCGTGAGCGATTCTCACATTATCATCAGCTATTTGGCGGATAAGTATGCCCCGGAGGGCAATGACTCCCTGTATCCGCGGGATCCGGAGAAGCGCCGGCTGGTTGATGCCCGTTTGTACTACGACTGTGGACATCTCTTCCCACGCATCCGATTCATCGTGGAGCCTGTGATCTACTTCGGAGTGGGAGAGGTTCCCGCCGACCGAGTGGCTTACCTGCAAAAGGCCTACGATGGATTGGAGCACTGCCTGGCTGGAGGAGATTACTTGGCGGGCGACCAACTGACCATCGCCGATCTCAGCTGCATCGCATCGGTGTCCACTGCGGAGGCCTTCGCTCCCATCGAGGCGGACCAATTCCCCCGCCTGGTGCAGTGGGTCAAGCGACTGCAGGCTCTTCCCTACTACCAGAAGAACAACCAGGAGGGTCTGGACTTGCTGGTGGGCCTGGTAAAGGGTCTGATCAACGAGCGTCAGCAAAAGTAA